In the genome of Cellvibrio sp. KY-YJ-3, one region contains:
- a CDS encoding GGDEF domain-containing protein has product MVLCSMLSSALRQHRLNAQLHQLAHLDSVTGLPNRHLFNARYNDKIAAFPTTDQSAHFGVFVVDVNGLKYVNDHYGHQYGDQMLVEVARALKKAARANDTVARVGGDEFYLLLEQATESVCEGFAERLKAQCGDLHMNIAGETLPISFSMGFASTDKDSLKNLLMLADERMYSAKKQHYRQQSPHSS; this is encoded by the coding sequence ATGGTGTTGTGTAGCATGCTCTCCTCGGCGCTGCGCCAGCACCGCCTCAATGCCCAGCTGCATCAACTGGCCCATTTGGATTCAGTTACTGGGCTGCCTAATCGTCATCTGTTTAATGCCCGTTACAACGACAAAATTGCCGCCTTTCCGACCACAGATCAATCCGCCCACTTCGGCGTGTTTGTGGTGGATGTGAATGGGCTGAAATATGTAAATGATCATTATGGTCACCAATACGGTGATCAAATGCTGGTTGAAGTAGCGCGCGCCCTTAAAAAAGCAGCGCGAGCAAACGACACAGTGGCGCGGGTGGGCGGCGACGAATTTTATTTGCTGCTGGAGCAGGCAACTGAATCTGTATGTGAAGGTTTTGCCGAGCGACTGAAGGCACAGTGTGGTGATTTGCACATGAACATTGCAGGCGAAACACTTCCCATCAGCTTCAGTATGGGGTTTGCCAGTACCGACAAAGATTCACTTAAAAATTTGTTGATGCTGGCTGATGAACGTATGTATTCCGCTAAAAAACAACATTACCGACAACAATCGCCCCACTCCAGCTAG
- a CDS encoding extracellular solute-binding protein, protein MDYLHLCQRFFRRNSGRVLDFYKTLRQRELSYPGCSYQCAVDLFKSGAVAYTINGDWIGKEFHAALGEDLGVSAIPTADGRKMVPTFSSHVLSFPNQSLTGSKRAQLLKLANYLQSTAVQKHFWLAMGAIPVEQAAFEHAQKNARGYLKKTIELMAETKPLPADKEMTFIWDAMGKGFLRHREGALDGQAAAKYMQQLAERHIRNAQRMVTPATANP, encoded by the coding sequence ATCGATTATCTACACCTATGCCAAAGATTCTTTCGGCGCAATTCTGGAAGAGTTCTCGATTTTTATAAAACGCTACGCCAACGTGAATTGTCCTATCCAGGGTGCAGTTACCAGTGTGCGGTCGATCTGTTTAAAAGCGGGGCAGTGGCTTACACCATCAATGGTGACTGGATTGGCAAGGAGTTTCATGCCGCTCTGGGGGAAGATCTGGGCGTCAGTGCTATTCCTACCGCCGATGGGCGCAAAATGGTACCCACCTTCAGCTCCCATGTATTGTCCTTCCCCAACCAAAGCCTGACGGGCAGTAAACGCGCGCAGTTGCTTAAACTCGCCAATTACCTGCAAAGCACCGCAGTGCAAAAGCATTTCTGGCTGGCGATGGGCGCAATTCCCGTTGAACAGGCGGCATTTGAGCACGCGCAGAAAAATGCACGTGGCTACCTTAAAAAAACCATTGAACTCATGGCGGAAACCAAACCCCTGCCGGCAGATAAAGAGATGACCTTCATTTGGGATGCGATGGGCAAAGGCTTTTTACGTCACCGCGAAGGCGCACTGGATGGACAGGCCGCCGCAAAATATATGCAGCAGTTGGCCGAGCGTCATATTCGCAATGCCCAGCGCATGGTGACGCCAGCTACTGCTAACCCCTGA
- a CDS encoding OadG family protein has translation MQMTLFEQALDLLIFGMGTVFVFLALLVVAVNMMSRFIDTYFPEAVVEEAPAPKRKTTSDAIDPTTLAVIQAAIRQHRDKQSRG, from the coding sequence ATGCAAATGACACTGTTTGAGCAAGCGCTCGACTTACTGATTTTTGGCATGGGCACGGTCTTTGTGTTCCTCGCCCTATTGGTTGTCGCGGTCAATATGATGTCGCGTTTTATCGATACCTACTTCCCGGAGGCGGTGGTAGAAGAAGCGCCGGCACCTAAACGCAAAACGACTTCCGACGCGATTGACCCCACTACCCTCGCCGTTATTCAGGCAGCCATTCGTCAACATCGCGACAAACAATCGCGCGGCTGA
- the oadA gene encoding sodium-extruding oxaloacetate decarboxylase subunit alpha: MMNNNNPLGITDVVLRDAHQSLFATRLRLDDMLPIAEKLDRVGFWSLESWGGATFDACIRYLGEDPWDRIRELKKAMPKTPQQMLLRGQNLLGYRHYADDVVESFVERAAVSGVDVFRVFDAMNDMRNIEIAMKAVKRHGKHAQGTLSYTLSPVHNLDGWVAQAKQIEDMGADSICIKDMAGLLKPYDGFKLVKRLKAECDIPIHMQCHATTGLAHATILKCVEAGIDNVDTAISSMSMTYGHSPTETLVATLEGTNRDTGLDLVLLEEIATYFREIRKKYAKFEGSLKGVDARILIAQVPGGMLTNMESQLREQGAIDRFDEVLGEIPRVREDLGFIPLVTPTSQIVGTQAVLNVLSGERYKNISKETAGVLRGEYGATPAPMNAELQAKVLQDGELPITCRPADNLAPELAQLTSALEKEAALRNITLRTGENALDDVLTYALFPQIGLRFLEHRNNPTAFEPAPTGKESSLVTNDAGEEIYTVEVEGKKYTVSVNNGGDLTGIKPLHTGTSTSASKPAADVQARPVNAPLAGNIIKIAVNVGDEVQEGDLLLLLEAMKMETQISAPCSGTVTSIDVKTGDSVVVGKTLLAIAGE; this comes from the coding sequence ATGATGAACAACAATAACCCTCTGGGAATTACCGATGTAGTGCTGCGCGACGCGCACCAGTCATTGTTTGCCACCCGCCTGCGTTTGGATGACATGCTGCCGATTGCCGAAAAGCTGGACAGGGTAGGCTTTTGGTCGCTCGAATCCTGGGGCGGCGCCACCTTTGATGCCTGCATTCGTTATTTGGGTGAAGACCCTTGGGATCGCATTCGCGAACTCAAAAAAGCCATGCCCAAAACCCCGCAGCAAATGTTGCTGCGCGGCCAGAACCTGCTGGGCTATCGCCACTATGCCGACGATGTTGTTGAGAGTTTTGTGGAGCGCGCAGCGGTCAGCGGTGTCGATGTATTCCGCGTATTTGATGCGATGAACGATATGCGCAATATCGAAATTGCCATGAAAGCGGTAAAACGCCACGGCAAACATGCGCAGGGCACACTCTCTTACACCCTGAGCCCGGTACACAATCTGGATGGCTGGGTTGCCCAAGCCAAACAAATCGAAGACATGGGCGCCGACTCGATTTGTATCAAAGACATGGCCGGCCTGCTCAAACCCTACGACGGTTTTAAACTGGTCAAACGCCTCAAAGCCGAGTGCGACATTCCCATTCATATGCAGTGCCATGCCACCACCGGCTTGGCGCACGCGACTATTTTGAAGTGCGTGGAAGCGGGCATCGACAATGTGGATACCGCTATTTCCTCCATGTCCATGACCTACGGCCACAGCCCAACTGAAACTCTGGTCGCCACCCTTGAGGGCACCAATCGCGACACCGGATTGGATTTGGTACTGCTGGAAGAAATCGCCACCTACTTCCGTGAAATTCGCAAAAAATACGCGAAGTTTGAAGGCTCATTAAAAGGTGTGGATGCGCGCATCCTCATCGCCCAGGTTCCCGGTGGCATGTTGACCAATATGGAAAGCCAACTGCGCGAGCAAGGCGCCATCGACCGTTTTGATGAAGTGCTGGGCGAGATCCCGCGCGTGCGTGAAGATTTGGGCTTTATCCCGCTTGTAACCCCCACCTCGCAAATCGTTGGCACCCAAGCGGTGTTGAATGTGCTGAGCGGCGAACGCTATAAAAATATCTCCAAAGAAACTGCCGGTGTATTGCGCGGTGAATATGGCGCAACGCCCGCACCCATGAACGCCGAACTGCAGGCAAAAGTATTGCAAGACGGCGAACTGCCCATTACCTGCCGCCCGGCGGATAACCTCGCACCGGAACTGGCGCAACTGACATCGGCGCTGGAAAAAGAAGCGGCACTGCGCAATATCACCCTGAGAACCGGTGAAAACGCACTGGATGATGTACTCACCTACGCGCTCTTTCCACAGATCGGCCTGCGCTTTTTGGAGCATCGCAACAACCCAACCGCATTTGAGCCGGCACCTACTGGTAAAGAGTCATCGCTAGTGACCAATGACGCGGGTGAAGAAATTTATACCGTGGAAGTGGAAGGCAAAAAATATACGGTAAGCGTCAATAACGGGGGCGACCTGACCGGTATCAAGCCCCTGCACACGGGAACCAGTACCTCGGCCAGCAAACCGGCCGCCGATGTACAAGCGCGCCCAGTCAATGCACCTCTGGCAGGCAATATCATCAAAATTGCGGTTAATGTTGGCGATGAAGTGCAGGAAGGCGATCTATTACTGCTGCTGGAAGCCATGAAAATGGAAACCCAGATCAGTGCGCCCTGCAGCGGTACTGTCACCAGTATCGATGTCAAAACCGGCGATTCTGTCGTGGTTGGCAAAACCCTGCTTGCGATTGCGGGGGAATAA
- a CDS encoding sodium ion-translocating decarboxylase subunit beta, translated as MDTLLRLWQSTGIYHMQSGQMIMIGICLLLLFLAIRKGFEPMLLVPIGFGGLLANLPAAGLAFSAVEHALHNGTPEIGIVLAQLAGLSADTADAVIYKALSNGSPELYQTALHTAQAAGYNDGMLYTFYKVAIASGIAPLVIFIGVGAMTDFGPLLANPKTLLLGAAAQFGIFATVLGAIGLSYFGLDFSIADAAAIGIIGGADGPTAIYVASKLAPDLLGAIAVAAYSYMALVPLIQPPIMRLLTTQAERGIVMQQLRTVSKREKIIFPIVMLALVGLILPDATPLLGAFCLGNLMRESGVVDRLSDTAQNALINITTIFLGLAVGSKLAADKFLDPKTLGILALGIVAFGIGTAAGVLMAKAMNLFCKHKINPLIGSAGVSAVPMAARVSNKLGLQANPQNYLLMHAMGPNVAGVIGSAIAAGVMITIVSNLPAG; from the coding sequence ATGGATACCCTGTTACGACTCTGGCAATCCACCGGCATTTACCACATGCAGTCCGGTCAGATGATCATGATCGGCATTTGCCTGCTACTGCTGTTCCTCGCCATCCGCAAAGGTTTTGAGCCAATGCTGTTGGTGCCTATTGGTTTTGGCGGCCTGCTGGCCAACCTGCCTGCGGCGGGCCTCGCGTTTTCGGCGGTGGAACACGCACTGCACAACGGGACGCCCGAAATAGGTATCGTCCTGGCCCAACTTGCAGGCCTGAGCGCTGACACGGCGGATGCCGTAATCTATAAAGCGCTCAGTAACGGCAGCCCGGAACTCTACCAAACAGCACTGCACACCGCGCAGGCAGCTGGCTATAACGACGGTATGCTCTACACCTTTTACAAGGTGGCGATTGCCAGCGGTATCGCGCCACTGGTAATTTTTATCGGTGTCGGCGCCATGACCGACTTTGGCCCCCTGCTCGCCAACCCCAAAACCCTGCTACTTGGAGCTGCCGCACAGTTTGGTATTTTTGCGACAGTATTGGGGGCAATTGGATTAAGTTATTTCGGCCTGGACTTCTCTATCGCCGACGCCGCAGCCATTGGCATTATTGGTGGCGCCGATGGCCCAACGGCGATCTATGTCGCCAGCAAGTTGGCCCCTGACTTACTGGGCGCCATCGCGGTCGCGGCCTACAGTTACATGGCACTGGTACCGCTGATCCAACCTCCCATCATGCGCCTGCTCACCACCCAGGCTGAACGCGGCATTGTGATGCAGCAGCTGCGCACCGTGAGCAAACGCGAAAAAATCATTTTCCCGATTGTGATGCTGGCATTGGTCGGCCTGATTCTGCCGGATGCCACTCCGCTGCTCGGCGCTTTCTGTTTGGGCAACCTGATGCGTGAATCGGGCGTGGTGGATCGCCTGTCTGATACCGCGCAAAACGCGCTAATCAATATCACCACCATCTTCCTCGGCTTGGCAGTGGGTTCAAAACTGGCGGCGGATAAATTCCTCGATCCCAAAACCCTGGGCATTCTGGCACTGGGTATTGTGGCCTTTGGTATTGGCACTGCCGCCGGCGTGCTAATGGCCAAAGCCATGAACCTGTTCTGCAAACACAAAATCAATCCACTGATTGGCTCTGCCGGTGTCTCGGCAGTACCTATGGCAGCGCGTGTGTCCAACAAACTTGGCCTACAAGCCAACCCACAGAACTACTTGTTGATGCATGCGATGGGGCCAAATGTAGCCGGGGTTATAGGCTCAGCCATTGCAGCGGGCGTGATGATTACCATTGTGTCCAACTTGCCAGCGGGTTAA
- a CDS encoding glutathionylspermidine synthase family protein — protein sequence MKRISVAERANWRAYAEEVGFNFHTFDGEPYWDETAYYQFNLRQIEEDLEAPTEELHQMVMDMVGDITRSEEMLTLLNIPRDFWSYIWNSWNKGEPHLYGRMDLVYNGFGPAKLLELNYDTPTSLFETGFFQWVWLEDQIKNGVLPESADQFNSLHDKIEAAFAQLNLPQPFYFASVRDNLEDLGTVNYLMDMAAQAGVDVRYIPLEDIGELQEQFVDLDNQPIKGLFKLYPWEFMVQEDFAKTIMAANTQMLEPAWKMLLSNKGILPLLWTRYPNHPNLLPAFFETASSEPLGAGWVRKPLLSREGANVDLITSSGEKISAAGPYADGRYVRQALHALPKFRDEYRNADTYAMLGSWVVGDSAAGICIREDATLITKDTSRFLPHIILD from the coding sequence ATGAAACGCATCAGTGTTGCCGAGCGCGCGAATTGGCGCGCTTACGCCGAAGAAGTTGGATTTAATTTTCACACGTTTGACGGCGAACCCTATTGGGATGAAACCGCGTATTACCAATTCAACTTGCGCCAAATTGAAGAGGATTTGGAAGCGCCCACCGAAGAGTTGCACCAGATGGTGATGGATATGGTGGGCGATATTACTCGCAGCGAAGAAATGCTCACGCTGCTGAATATCCCGCGCGATTTCTGGAGTTATATCTGGAATTCCTGGAACAAAGGCGAACCCCATTTGTATGGGCGGATGGATTTGGTTTACAACGGTTTTGGCCCCGCCAAATTGTTGGAATTAAATTACGACACACCAACATCATTATTTGAAACCGGATTTTTCCAATGGGTCTGGTTGGAAGATCAAATCAAAAATGGTGTGTTGCCGGAAAGTGCCGACCAATTCAATTCCCTACACGACAAAATCGAAGCCGCTTTTGCGCAGCTTAATTTACCCCAGCCCTTTTATTTCGCCAGCGTGCGCGATAATTTGGAGGACTTGGGCACCGTAAATTATCTAATGGACATGGCGGCGCAAGCGGGTGTGGATGTGCGCTATATCCCGCTGGAGGATATTGGCGAGCTGCAAGAGCAATTTGTCGATTTGGATAATCAACCGATAAAAGGCCTGTTCAAGTTGTACCCTTGGGAATTTATGGTGCAGGAAGATTTTGCCAAAACCATCATGGCCGCCAACACCCAAATGCTCGAACCAGCGTGGAAAATGTTGTTATCCAATAAAGGTATTTTGCCGCTGCTGTGGACTCGCTACCCCAATCACCCCAATTTGTTGCCCGCGTTTTTTGAAACGGCAAGCAGCGAGCCACTGGGTGCGGGATGGGTGCGTAAACCGCTGTTGTCGCGTGAAGGTGCCAACGTGGATTTAATCACCAGCAGTGGTGAAAAAATTTCCGCCGCAGGCCCCTATGCCGACGGCCGCTACGTGCGCCAAGCCTTACATGCACTGCCAAAATTCCGCGACGAATATCGCAACGCCGACACCTACGCCATGCTTGGTAGTTGGGTAGTGGGCGACAGCGCTGCGGGAATTTGCATCCGCGAGGATGCAACCTTGATCACCAAAGATACATCGCGTTTTTTACCGCATATTATTTTGGATTGA
- a CDS encoding DUF1190 domain-containing protein: protein MKRSKKAALVLMVPVATLLLAGCGEESEQAMVFSDPSECSAAGLNDTTQCNADYAAAQALHPQVAPKYLNKEECETDFGAGQCETAPQQTAQGGSVFMPMMMGFLAGQMMNRGGSNLQQPAAAGAGSKVPTQPLYKSRDDRGTFRTATNTPVAKGIGPITLKPSQVKPQVGQVVRRGGFGQQAAARNSFGG from the coding sequence ATGAAACGCAGTAAAAAAGCCGCATTGGTATTGATGGTTCCTGTGGCAACCCTGTTGCTCGCCGGGTGTGGTGAGGAGAGCGAGCAGGCGATGGTATTCAGCGACCCGAGCGAGTGCAGTGCAGCCGGGTTGAATGACACAACACAATGCAATGCGGATTACGCTGCTGCCCAAGCCTTGCACCCGCAAGTGGCGCCCAAGTATTTGAACAAAGAAGAATGTGAAACCGACTTTGGTGCTGGCCAATGTGAAACCGCGCCGCAGCAAACTGCACAGGGTGGCAGTGTATTTATGCCGATGATGATGGGTTTTCTCGCGGGGCAGATGATGAATCGCGGCGGCAGTAATTTGCAACAGCCCGCAGCGGCGGGTGCTGGCTCAAAAGTTCCGACACAACCGCTGTACAAATCGCGCGATGACCGCGGCACTTTCCGCACCGCGACCAATACGCCGGTTGCCAAAGGCATTGGCCCTATCACCCTCAAACCTTCGCAAGTAAAACCGCAAGTCGGCCAGGTAGTTCGTCGCGGTGGTTTTGGCCAGCAAGCGGCTGCACGCAATAGTTTTGGTGGTTAA